CGCGGTCAGCACGAAGCAGATTCCGAGGGCCACTGTCGAAGTCCGAGCGCGCCCGAAGATTCGCGCCGGAATCTTCCAGTGGCGAGTCCACCGATCGGTTTCGGTGTTCTCTTCGGTCACCTGTCCGCCCCTCGATCGCCTTGGGCAGAATCGGGTGCGACTCCGGCCGTCGAGATGTCCGGGGCAACACTGATTCCCTCGGGCTGCAACGCTGCTGCCACCCGAACACGTAATTCGCGTCCAACCTGAAATTGCTTGCCTGGCAACGTTCTCGCCACCAGACGCACATGCACCAGATCGACCTCGATGCTCTCCACACCCATCACTGTGGGCTCGTCGAGCAATAGCTTTCTCAGTCTGGCATCGGCAAATGCAGCGTGCCCGACGCGTCGCAGGATTTCGTTGACGTGGGTGAGGTCGGCAGTGGACGGAATCGGGACGTCGACCACCGCACGTGCCCAGTCTTTCGACAGGTTGATCGCTTTGACGATCTGCCCGTTCGGGACGGTTATCACTTCACCGTCCACGCTACGAACCCGCGTGACACGCAACGTGACGTCCTCGACGGTCCCTTCAGCATCTTCCGCCGAGCCGAGGACGGCGATCTGTACGACGTCACCGAACCCGTACTGCCGTTCGGTGATGATGAAGAACCCGGCGAGAATGTCCTGCACTACGCGCTGCGCTCCGAAGCCGAGCGCTGCACCCAGGACGGTTGCGGGTGCGACGAGCGAGGTGACGGCAAATCCGAACCGTCGGAGAACTTCGATGGTGACGAGAATGTAGACGATGGTGACGGCAACCCAGGTGATCACTTGAGCGAGTGCGTGCCGGTGCTTGGCTGCCTCGGACCGGACCAGCGCGTCACTGTGCTGGTAGTTCGAGTCGATCCGCGTGGTGATTCTCGATCCGGTCCAGCTGATCAACCTGGCCACCAGCATGCCGCCGAGTATGTACAGCACGATTTCCAAACCGCGGCCGCTGAGCCACAGTTGAAGATCGTCCGGGACTCCTGAAGAGAGAGCGTGCACCGCACTGCCAGCTGTCATGTCGGTCTACTCCTCCCCCCGCATACGCCAGCGAATCCCGGCTTCCAGGAAACCGTCGATGTCGCCATCGAGCACGGTGGAGGGGTTGTTCACCTCGTATTCGGTGCGCAGGTCCTTGACCATCTGATATGGATGCAGAACGTAGGACCTCATCTGGTTGCCCCACGAGCTTCCGCCGTCGCCCTTGAGCGCATCCATCTCGGCCCGCTCTTCTTTGCGCTTGACTTCGAGGAGCTTGGCCTGCAACACGCGCATCGCGGACACCTTGTTCTGCAGCTGCGACTTTTCGTTCTGACACGTCACGACGATGCCGGTCGGAATGTGTGTCAGTCGGACGGCAGAGTCGGTGGTGTTGACGGACTGACCACCCGGACCGCTGGACCGGTAGACGTCGACACGGATGTCGTTCTCGGGAATCTCGATGTGGTCGGTGGTTTCGACTACCGGCAGGACCTCTACCTCGGCGAAGGAAGTCTGACGTCGTCCCTGGTTGTCGAACGGGCTGATCCGAACCAGCCTGTGCGTTCCCTGCTCGACCGAGAGCGTGCCGTACGTATATGGGCCCTTGATTGCGAACGTCGCACTCTTGATGCCCGCTTCTTCGGCGTACGACGTGTCGTAGACCTCGACGCCGTAACCATGCTTCTCGGCCCACCGTATGTACATGCGCATGAGCATCTCGGCCCAGTCGGCCGCGTCGATTCCGCCGGCGCCGGAACGAATGTTGAGGAGCGCGTCGCGCTGGTCGTATTCACCGGACAACAGGGTCCGCACTTCGGCGGCTGCAATGTCTTCTCGCAATGCGGCACGCTCGGCGTCGGCATCCGCCGTCGCGGCCACCTCGGCTTCACCTTCTTCGCCCTCTGCCAGTTCGTACAGAACCGGGA
This region of Rhodococcus sp. PAMC28707 genomic DNA includes:
- a CDS encoding mechanosensitive ion channel family protein; the encoded protein is MTAGSAVHALSSGVPDDLQLWLSGRGLEIVLYILGGMLVARLISWTGSRITTRIDSNYQHSDALVRSEAAKHRHALAQVITWVAVTIVYILVTIEVLRRFGFAVTSLVAPATVLGAALGFGAQRVVQDILAGFFIITERQYGFGDVVQIAVLGSAEDAEGTVEDVTLRVTRVRSVDGEVITVPNGQIVKAINLSKDWARAVVDVPIPSTADLTHVNEILRRVGHAAFADARLRKLLLDEPTVMGVESIEVDLVHVRLVARTLPGKQFQVGRELRVRVAAALQPEGISVAPDISTAGVAPDSAQGDRGADR
- the prfB gene encoding peptide chain release factor 2 — translated: MHPDVSADLAELDITLTTIESVLDIEELRRRINELEHQAVSPDLWNDQDHAQQVTSALSHAQAELRRAEALRQRLDDLPVLYELAEGEEGEAEVAATADADAERAALREDIAAAEVRTLLSGEYDQRDALLNIRSGAGGIDAADWAEMLMRMYIRWAEKHGYGVEVYDTSYAEEAGIKSATFAIKGPYTYGTLSVEQGTHRLVRISPFDNQGRRQTSFAEVEVLPVVETTDHIEIPENDIRVDVYRSSGPGGQSVNTTDSAVRLTHIPTGIVVTCQNEKSQLQNKVSAMRVLQAKLLEVKRKEERAEMDALKGDGGSSWGNQMRSYVLHPYQMVKDLRTEYEVNNPSTVLDGDIDGFLEAGIRWRMRGEE